A single genomic interval of Daucus carota subsp. sativus chromosome 1, DH1 v3.0, whole genome shotgun sequence harbors:
- the LOC108228108 gene encoding uncharacterized protein LOC108228108 — protein MTSSSSSSMVSSTSSSRSWLGFPLLDVFNIVYLGLDEIKPEKQLGLIKLISSEGFQYLYRLEDVDRHRPCIRYGDLIPITVRGPSFPFFDHVFIEFDLFCGAYKGKKQLHWEPLPHEVSVKSVFITSNDGTGQILIHMGGYANATVADLELRLLDNSAPRNVRGVVSASNSDLELDHCVNMLFMKESDNGVVGHDGLISLSRSLIGVPLHSELNVEISLTVDGHNHTRIISFDPVKEGVCEKFISNYHEKVVLVKITWIDISEYDSHKDLIHRMYDQDSPSQRCVTPLSVAKGLFEVEEEVAHEFALLKDQIKDTLAENPTSHLSPVTVNIWSKIIYYCKIHVDPSTAEISFDPQFVRQLDLVGLFNLSQAANHLQIKSLMNLTCRTLVNKVKTKITEDIMKEFNVDDANIWSAKRLKRSFPSEDISHSEEDIPHIDSILRQRGKETFINKPLLVDVPISPVANARLDRWNPYFERCFSIFMDSANSVPSDPAQFEEATEWLNDLVNTDSGLACCLSSNDVDRLLMILAEIDDRKDLDVTIQSLAVRILSRALTHRTFHEYSTGAVPALVKLMSNPLTDLNIAGLMALTRLAYACPMCTQCILENGALEQAQEIANKIRYLPLPELRQWVAKFFAGICYRDLPDDKVKVALIISEDLFTKDSISHRHIVSTCYALQYLTYKRTVAIQGKAWDKLIRRLIGFIANCFRIDATAVACSPPVLFGSTVIGSSALGVVGNIARWGHFNQIQTLANDSLLLQCLRMMLCFKFKKFSKEACQIISNIAARSQPWIQDMLKANLIEPLYDLLENDVYESDVKMEAAWAIFNGICGNDYGQIDHYYGDSLPC, from the exons ATGACTTCCTCTTCTTCAAGCTCCATGGTTTCCTCAACTTCAAGCTCAAGAAGCTGGCTG GGTTTTCCGTTGCTGGATGTTTTCAACATTGTGTACCTAGGCTTAGATGAAATTAAGCCGGAGAAACAGCTTGGCTTAATTAAGTTGATTTCTAGTGAAGGTTTTCAGTACCTGTATAGATTAGAGGATGTTGATAGACACAGGCCATGTATTAGATATGGGGACTTGATTCCGATCACTGTCAGGGGGCCGAGCTTTCCGTTTTTTGATCATGTATTTATTGAGTTTGACTTGTTTTGCGGTGCCTACAAGGGCAAAAAGCAATTGCACTGGGAGCCTTTACCGCACGAGGTTTCTGTCAAGTCTGTATTTATTACTTCGAATGATGGCACTGGGCAGATCCTTATTCATATGGGGGGTTATGCTAATGCAACTGTGGCCGATCTCGAGCTTAGATTGTTGGACAACTCTGCTCCGAGGAATGTTCGTGGAGTTGTTTCTGCCAGTAACAGTGATTTGGAATTAGATCATTGTGTGAACATGCTCTTCATGAAGGAGTCTGATAATGGAGTTGTAGGTCATGATGGTTTGATTTCGTTGTCCAGATCCTTGATAGGCGTGCCACTGCATTCGGAGCTCAATGTGGAAATCTCCCTCACTGTTGATGGACATAATCACACACGCATCATCAGCTTCGATCCCGTAAAAGAAGGGGTCTGTgagaaatttatatcaaattatcaTGAGAAAGTGGTACTAGTAAAGATCACTTGGATTGATATCAGTGAGTATGATAGTCATAAAGACTTGATACATCGCATGTATGACCAAGACTCACCCAGTCAG AGATGTGTGACGCCCTTAAGTGTTGCTAAGGGTCTATTTGAAGTAGAAGAGGAGGTGGCTCATGAGTTCGCGTTACTCAAGGACCAGATCAAAGATACCCTTGCGGAGAATCCAACTTCTCATCTTTCTCCTGTTACAGTCAACATTTGGTCGAAGATTATATATTACTGCAAGATTCATGTTGATCCATCCACAGCTGAGATCAGTTTTGATCCTCAGTTTGTCAGACAACTTGACCTCGTTGGTCTGTTCAATCTCAGTCAg GCAGCAAATCACCTTCAAATCAAGAGTCTAATGAATTTGACGTGTCGAACATTGGTGAACAAGGTTAAGACAAAAATAACTGAAGATATCATGAAAGAGTTTAATGTCGATGATGCAAACATCTGGAGTGCGAAACGATTAAAGAG ATCTTTCCCCAGCGAAGATATTTCGCACTCCGAGGAAGATATTCCGCACATTGATAGCATTTTGAGACAGCGTGGAAAAGaaacatttataaataaacCGCTTTTGGTAGATGTGCCGATCTCTCCGGTGGCTAATGCACGGCTAGACAGATgg AATCCATATTTCGAACGCTGTTTTAGTATCTTCATGGACTCAGCTAACTCTGTGCCCAGTGACCCTGCGCAGTTCGAAGAGGCAACAGAGTGGTTAAATGATTTAGTCAATACAG ATTCAGGATTAGCTTGTTGTCTAAGCTCTAATGATGTTGATCGCCTTCTTATGATCCTTGCGGAAATTGATGACAGGAAAGACCTGGACGTCACCATCCAG AGTCTGGCTGTTCGCATCCTGTCGCGTGCTTTGACGCATCGGACCTTTCATGAATATTCTACAGGGGCAGTTCCAGCGCTAGTGAAGCTTATGTCTAATCCTCTAACTGATCTCAATATTGCG GGTCTGATGGCATTGACGCGTTTAGCTTATGCTTGCCCCATGTGTACGCAATGTATCCTTGAAAACGGTGCTTTGGAACAAGCACAGGAAATTGCGAATAAGATTCGTTATTTACCTTTGCCCGAGCTTAGACAATGGGTTGCCAAGTTTTTCGCTGGCATTTGTTACAGAGATCTTCCTGATGATAAG GTCAAGGTAGCTCTTATCATTTCAGAAGACCTCTTTACGAAAGATTCAATTAGTCATCGCCATATTGTGTCAACGTGCTATGCGCTCCAGTATCTTACTTACAAAAGGACTGTAGCAATTCAAGGAAAAGCATGGGACAAGCTGATAAGAAGGCTTATTGGGTTCATCGC CAATTGTTTCAGAATTGATGCTACTGCTGTTGCCTGTTCTCCACCTGTACTATTTGGAAGTACTGTGATAGGCAGTTCTGCACTTGGAGTGGTTGGAAATATTGCGAGATGGGGACATTTTAATCAGATTCAG ACATTGGCTAATGATTCGCTGCTACTGCAATGCCTTCGTATGATgttatgttttaaatttaagAAGTTCAGTAAGGAAGCTTGCCAGATAATTTCGAACATAGCTGCGCGAAGCCAACCATGGATACAG GATATGCTTAAAGCTAACCTGATAGAGCCTCTCTACGATCTC
- the LOC108225411 gene encoding protein argonaute 10-like: MVLVRGQFYQVLLYELDAIRKACTSLEPNYQPPVTFVVVQKRHHTRLFANNNRDHNLVDRSGNILPGTVVDSKICHPTEFDFYLYGHAGIQGTSRPTHYHVLWDENKFSADGLQSLTNNLCYT; the protein is encoded by the exons ATGGTGTTAGTGAGGGGGCAGTTCTATCAAGTTCTTCTGTATGAACTTGATGCAATTCGCAAG GCTTGCACTTCATTAGAGCCAAATTATCAGCCTCCGGTTACATTTGTTGTGGTTCAGAAACGCCATCATACTAGGTTGTTTGCCAACAATAATCGCGACCATAATTTAGTTGATAGGAGTGGAAATATTTTGCCTG GGACTGTTGTGGATTCCAAAATCTGTCACCCCACCGAGTTTGATTTCTATCTTTACGGCCATGCTGGCATCCAA GGAACTAGCCGTCCAACACATTATCATGTTCTTTGGGATGAGAACAAGTTCTCGGCAGATGGATTACAGTCCCTCACTAACAATCTATGTTACAC TTAG